A single genomic interval of Anopheles cruzii unplaced genomic scaffold, idAnoCruzAS_RS32_06 scaffold00936_ctg1, whole genome shotgun sequence harbors:
- the LOC128276325 gene encoding mitochondrial amidoxime-reducing component 1-like: MFSKALGEWSVSRQAVLLAAGLGGVTVLVAGAWLVKRRLDNTPPQHWQEAGVLTDIYVYPIKSCGAIVVPAIECANTGPQQNLLRDRTFLVTTEEGKFVTARMKSKLVLVVPRFDDRCETMTLTAPGMPELRLDVRRWASGEYDGTLKEGTVWGETVTTVDCGEEVARWFSRYLVDRDTGYRLRYYPHQHPQRRRQGSDTGTLHDETSYMLFNEASVTDLNHRLDHKVGALQFRPNFVVRGPQAYAEDRWRWVRIGEVVFRYRIPCLRCVFTTIDPETGIADPSKEPLRTLKEYRQIPALGDSPAFGIHLGLRGAGTVKVGDPVYVA, encoded by the exons ATGTTCTCAA AGGCGTTAGGGGAGTGGTCGGTGTCGCGGCAGGccgtgctgctggctgctggcctCGGCGGTGTCACGGTACTGGTGGCTGGGGCCTGGCTAGTGAAGAGGCGGCTCGATAACACACCACCGCAGCACTGGCAGGAGGCCGGCGTCCTCACTGACATCTACGTGTACCCGATCAAATCGTGCGGTGCGATCGTGGTGCCGGCGATCGAATGTGCCAACACCGGCCCCCAGCAAAATCTGTTGCGGGACCGCACGTTCCTGGTGACGACCGAGGAGGGCAAGTTCGTGACGGCCCGGATGAAGTCgaagctggtgctggtggtgccgcgATTCGATGACCGGTGCGAAACGATGACGCTGACCGCGCCCGGTATGCCGGAGCTGCGTCTCGACGTGCGCCGGTGGGCGTCGGGCGAGTACGACGGGACGCTGAAAGAGGGTACCGTGTGGGGTGAAACCGTCACCACGGTCGACTGTGGAGAGGAGGTGGCCCGCTGGTTCTCACGGTACCTCGTCGACCGGGACACGGGCTACCGCCTGCGGTACTATCCGCACCAGCACCCCCAGCGTCGCCGGCAGGGCAGCGACACGGGCACCCTGCACGACGAGACGAGCTACATGCTGTTCAACGAGGCGAGCGTGACCGATCTGAACCACCGGCTTGACCACAAGGTGGGCGCGCTCCAGTTCCGCCCGAACTTTGTCGTCCGCGGCCCGCAAGCGTACGCCGAGGACCGGTGGCGCTGGGTGCGCATCGGTGAGGTCGTGTTCCGGTACCGCATTCCGTGCCTGCGCTGCGTGTTCACCACAATCGATCCGGAGACGGGCATCGCCGACCCGTCCAAGGAACCTCTGCGGACACTCAAGGA ATACCGGCAGATTCCGGCCCTCGGTGATTCACCGGCCTTCGGCATCCACCTGGGACTGCGGGGCGCGGGGACCGTCAAGGTCGGCGATCCGGTGTACGTTGCGTAG
- the LOC128276324 gene encoding mitochondrial amidoxime-reducing component 1-like isoform X1, producing the protein MIDFCSIPLTFRHHRVTGGSSKEMLSKLLESDGPNWVPVRRVVCVAVGACLAVATGYGVYRLIQHRASNRPPREWQRVGEVSDLWIYPIKSCAAVRVRQFDCTAIGPAVGLLRDRTFMVVRSDDGTFITGRSHPTMVLVQPAFDADYEQMTLSAPGMLDIVVEVRRLLEGSQVGVGTTSVWDQPVATVDCGEEVARWLSRFLLSEDFGLRLVLYPHDGPTRPVRPNNRIHALLTARDSGALHDATSYMLMSEASLADVNGRLERSVPALQFRANILVKGPAAFAEDDWKWVRIGSTIYRNVKPCTRCLFTNVSPETGQRSPDQEPLTTLRAYRTKPGLGQTPVLGTQMGVRALGTIALGEPVLVGI; encoded by the exons ATGATAGACTTCTGCTCAATACCACTCACTTTCAGGCACCACCGCGTGACGGGCGGGTCGTCGAAAGAGATGCTATCGA AGTTACTGGAAAGCGATGGGCCTAACTGGGTCCCGGTGCGTCGTGTCGTATGCGTAGCGGTCGGTGCCTGCCTggcagtggccaccgggtACGGTGTGTACCGGTTGATTCAACACCGGGCATCTAATCGGCCACCGCGCGAGTGGCAGCGCGTGGGCGAAGTGTCCGACCTTTGGATCTATCCGATCAAGTCATGCGCAGCGGTTCGGGTGCGTCAGTTCGATTGCACGGCCATCGGACCGGCGGTCGGACTGTTGCGCGACCGCACCTTCATGGTGGTGCGCAGCGACGACGGGACGTTCATCACGGGCCGCTCCCACCCgacgatggtgctggtgcagcCCGCCTTCGACGCGGACTACGAGCAAATGACGCTGTCGGCACCCGGCATGCTAGATATCGTCGTCGAGGTACGGCGCCTGCTCGAGGGCAGCCAGGTTGGGGTGGGAACCACCTCCGTTTGGGACCAACCCGTCGCCACCGTTGACTGTGGCGAGGAGGTTGCCCGCTGGTTGTCGCGCTTTCTGCTCAGCGAAGACTTTGGCCTCCGGTTGGTGCTTTATCCGCACGACGGGCCGAcgcgcccggtgcgcccgaACAACCGCATCCACGCGTTACTGACGGCCCGCGACTCGGGCGCCCTGCACGACGCGACCAGCTACATGCTGATGTCGGAGGCGTCGTTGGCGGATGTGAACGGGCGGCTCGAGCGGTCGGTGCCAGCGCTCCAGTTTCGCGCCAACATCCTCGTGAAGGGTCCGGCGGCGTTCGCCGAGGACGACTGGAAGTGGGTCCGCATCGGGAGCACCATCTACCGGAACGTGAAACCGTGCACACG GTGCCTGTTTACGAACGTCAGCCCGGAAACGGGGCAGAGGAGCCCGGACCAGGAGCCACTAACCACACTGCGGGCGTATCGCACGAAGCCGGGCCTCGGGCAGACACCGGTGCTCGGTACGCAGATGGGCGTCCGGGCCCTCGGCACGATCGCTCTCGGCGAACCGGTCCTCGTCGGCATCTAG
- the LOC128276324 gene encoding mitochondrial amidoxime-reducing component 1-like isoform X2 has product MLSKLLESDGPNWVPVRRVVCVAVGACLAVATGYGVYRLIQHRASNRPPREWQRVGEVSDLWIYPIKSCAAVRVRQFDCTAIGPAVGLLRDRTFMVVRSDDGTFITGRSHPTMVLVQPAFDADYEQMTLSAPGMLDIVVEVRRLLEGSQVGVGTTSVWDQPVATVDCGEEVARWLSRFLLSEDFGLRLVLYPHDGPTRPVRPNNRIHALLTARDSGALHDATSYMLMSEASLADVNGRLERSVPALQFRANILVKGPAAFAEDDWKWVRIGSTIYRNVKPCTRCLFTNVSPETGQRSPDQEPLTTLRAYRTKPGLGQTPVLGTQMGVRALGTIALGEPVLVGI; this is encoded by the exons ATGCTATCGA AGTTACTGGAAAGCGATGGGCCTAACTGGGTCCCGGTGCGTCGTGTCGTATGCGTAGCGGTCGGTGCCTGCCTggcagtggccaccgggtACGGTGTGTACCGGTTGATTCAACACCGGGCATCTAATCGGCCACCGCGCGAGTGGCAGCGCGTGGGCGAAGTGTCCGACCTTTGGATCTATCCGATCAAGTCATGCGCAGCGGTTCGGGTGCGTCAGTTCGATTGCACGGCCATCGGACCGGCGGTCGGACTGTTGCGCGACCGCACCTTCATGGTGGTGCGCAGCGACGACGGGACGTTCATCACGGGCCGCTCCCACCCgacgatggtgctggtgcagcCCGCCTTCGACGCGGACTACGAGCAAATGACGCTGTCGGCACCCGGCATGCTAGATATCGTCGTCGAGGTACGGCGCCTGCTCGAGGGCAGCCAGGTTGGGGTGGGAACCACCTCCGTTTGGGACCAACCCGTCGCCACCGTTGACTGTGGCGAGGAGGTTGCCCGCTGGTTGTCGCGCTTTCTGCTCAGCGAAGACTTTGGCCTCCGGTTGGTGCTTTATCCGCACGACGGGCCGAcgcgcccggtgcgcccgaACAACCGCATCCACGCGTTACTGACGGCCCGCGACTCGGGCGCCCTGCACGACGCGACCAGCTACATGCTGATGTCGGAGGCGTCGTTGGCGGATGTGAACGGGCGGCTCGAGCGGTCGGTGCCAGCGCTCCAGTTTCGCGCCAACATCCTCGTGAAGGGTCCGGCGGCGTTCGCCGAGGACGACTGGAAGTGGGTCCGCATCGGGAGCACCATCTACCGGAACGTGAAACCGTGCACACG GTGCCTGTTTACGAACGTCAGCCCGGAAACGGGGCAGAGGAGCCCGGACCAGGAGCCACTAACCACACTGCGGGCGTATCGCACGAAGCCGGGCCTCGGGCAGACACCGGTGCTCGGTACGCAGATGGGCGTCCGGGCCCTCGGCACGATCGCTCTCGGCGAACCGGTCCTCGTCGGCATCTAG